From Geomonas agri, one genomic window encodes:
- a CDS encoding 3'-5' exonuclease, which yields MNALEIEVAIASLHSTGDFQVLRRLNLSRDARLGRPGPSHAKVALCLDTETTGLNHKQDKVIELGIVAFEFDPVSGEIYRITDRYSGFEDPGFAIPPEVQEITGISDDMVRGQAFDDAFVNALADKSDLVIAHNAAFDRKFVETRFPSFVKLPWACTVCQIDWGAERLSSRTLEFLLFKTGSLTINAHRALDDAEGVLGLLLERLPVSGAPIFLELLKRAHEVTSRVYAVSAPYDKKDVLKERGYRWSDGTQGGSKAWWRDVPAHEEAAELAYLAREIYPRGNTSAVQVLRCDAYARFSVRE from the coding sequence ATGAACGCGCTGGAGATAGAAGTCGCCATCGCGTCCCTCCATTCCACCGGTGATTTCCAGGTGCTGCGCCGTCTGAACCTGTCGCGGGATGCAAGGCTCGGGCGTCCCGGTCCCAGCCACGCCAAGGTGGCGCTCTGCCTCGATACGGAGACGACGGGTCTCAACCATAAGCAGGACAAGGTGATAGAACTGGGCATCGTGGCTTTCGAGTTTGATCCCGTTAGCGGCGAGATCTATCGCATCACCGACCGCTACTCCGGCTTCGAGGATCCAGGCTTTGCCATTCCTCCCGAGGTGCAGGAGATAACCGGCATCTCCGATGACATGGTGCGCGGCCAGGCTTTCGACGATGCCTTCGTTAACGCACTGGCAGATAAATCCGACCTGGTCATTGCGCACAATGCTGCTTTCGACCGCAAATTCGTGGAAACCCGTTTTCCCTCCTTCGTGAAGCTCCCCTGGGCCTGCACCGTATGCCAGATCGACTGGGGGGCGGAACGGCTCTCCTCGCGCACCTTGGAATTTCTCCTTTTCAAGACCGGATCCCTCACTATAAACGCACACCGCGCGCTGGATGACGCCGAGGGTGTGCTGGGGCTGTTGCTGGAACGCCTTCCCGTGAGCGGTGCGCCTATCTTCCTGGAGCTTCTGAAGCGGGCCCATGAGGTTACCTCGCGCGTTTATGCCGTGTCCGCGCCGTATGACAAGAAGGACGTCCTCAAGGAGCGTGGCTATCGCTGGAGCGACGGGACGCAGGGCGGGAGCAAGGCTTGGTGGCGCGATGTCCCGGCGCACGAGGAGGCGGCAGAGTTGGCCTACCTGGCGCGGGAGATCTACCCGCGCGGCAACACCAGCGCGGTCCAGGTCTTGCGCTGTGATGCCTACGCCCGCTTCTCGGTGCGGGAGTAG
- a CDS encoding sigma-54-dependent transcriptional regulator — protein MTATNKHSQRILLVDDEQLILDGCRACLNNAGWQDVLTESDSRLVMSLLEREEVDVIVLDLRMPHITGLELLPQIVKQHPQIKVIVSTANNEVETVVNCMKEGAYDYMVKPIDVKRLLTSVKKAMEMRSLANELSALKSYMFNDRLDHPEAFSGIVSGNKAMRAVFQYLEVIAGTRQPVTITGETGTGKELIARAIHDLSGCSGDYVALNVAGLDDNMFSDTLFGHRKGAFTGADQARDGLITRAAGGTLFLDEIGDLNEMSQIKLLRLLQEQEYYPVGSDFIKKSDARIVLATNRDLQEMIKQGKFRNDLYYRLCGHRVHLPPLRERLDDIPLLLDHFLEKTAVRLGKKKPTPPPELAVMLTLYPFPGNIREFEALVSDAVLRHTSGVLSMDTFKAVIGDERPAPGGAAGTGKNGGDNPLCDIFGHFPTIDEVEQYMIAEAMKMAKGNQGLAGKILGMGRQTLNKRLKSQAD, from the coding sequence GTGACAGCGACAAACAAGCATTCACAACGGATTTTGCTGGTCGATGACGAACAATTGATCCTGGACGGGTGTCGCGCCTGCCTGAATAACGCCGGATGGCAGGACGTGCTGACCGAAAGCGACAGCCGGTTGGTGATGTCACTGCTGGAGCGGGAGGAAGTCGACGTCATCGTGCTCGACCTGCGCATGCCCCACATCACCGGGTTGGAACTGCTCCCCCAGATAGTGAAGCAGCACCCGCAGATCAAGGTGATCGTCTCCACCGCCAACAACGAGGTGGAGACGGTGGTCAACTGCATGAAGGAAGGCGCCTACGACTACATGGTGAAGCCCATCGACGTCAAGCGCCTGCTCACCTCGGTGAAAAAGGCGATGGAGATGCGCAGCCTCGCCAACGAACTTTCCGCACTGAAGAGCTACATGTTCAACGACCGCCTTGATCACCCGGAGGCATTCTCAGGGATCGTCTCCGGCAACAAGGCCATGCGCGCCGTATTCCAGTATCTCGAAGTGATCGCCGGGACCCGGCAACCGGTGACCATTACCGGCGAGACCGGCACCGGAAAGGAGTTGATAGCGCGGGCCATCCACGACCTGAGCGGCTGCAGCGGCGACTACGTGGCGCTCAACGTGGCCGGTTTGGACGACAACATGTTCTCCGACACCCTGTTCGGCCACCGCAAGGGGGCCTTTACCGGTGCAGACCAGGCCCGCGACGGCCTCATCACCCGTGCCGCGGGGGGCACCCTCTTCCTCGACGAAATCGGCGACCTGAACGAGATGTCGCAGATCAAGCTGCTCAGGCTTTTGCAGGAGCAGGAGTACTACCCGGTCGGGTCCGACTTCATCAAGAAAAGCGATGCCCGCATCGTGCTGGCCACCAACCGGGACCTGCAGGAGATGATCAAGCAGGGCAAGTTCAGAAACGACCTGTACTACCGGCTCTGCGGTCACCGGGTGCACCTTCCCCCGCTGCGCGAGCGCCTGGACGACATCCCGCTTCTTTTGGACCACTTCCTGGAAAAAACGGCCGTGCGCCTGGGCAAGAAGAAGCCGACGCCTCCGCCGGAGCTCGCCGTTATGCTCACCCTGTACCCTTTCCCGGGCAACATCCGGGAGTTCGAAGCCCTGGTCTCCGACGCCGTACTGCGGCACACCTCGGGTGTCCTTTCCATGGACACCTTCAAAGCCGTGATCGGCGATGAGCGTCCCGCCCCTGGAGGTGCCGCGGGCACAGGCAAAAACGGCGGTGACAACCCGTTGTGCGACATCTTCGGCCACTTCCCTACCATCGACGAGGTCGAGCAATACATGATCGCCGAAGCGATGAAGATGGCCAAGGGAAACCAGGGGCTGGCCGGCAAGATCCTCGGCATGGGTCGCCAGACCCTCAACAAACGCCTCAAGTCGCAGGCCGACTGA
- the lhgO gene encoding L-2-hydroxyglutarate oxidase, whose product MSFDRAEILIVGAGIIGLTIARELLRTGHGDIVIIEKEAELGVHASGRNSGVLHAGIYYSPDSLKAKSCLNGNFLMRTYCKEQGLPLLENGKVIVTRTQEELPVLDELYRRATANGAKVDMIDEHQLAAIEPNARTVDRALFSHYTAVVDPKAVLKSLKKELEASGKVTFVMGCRMTGLKGSGTAITSRGEIRFNRFVNAAGAYCNKVAAFFGVGLNYRLIPFKGVYRLLKKDAPYTVNSSIYPVPDIRNPFLGVHFTRSVHGDVYLGPTAIPAFGRENYGIVKGIDAEAFSIAFQDLVLFLANKQFRNVALTEPAKYIPSVFFKDAARLVKELSPEDVVAASKVGIRPQLVDWDTKQLVMDFLVVADGPTLHVLNPISPAFTSSMDLAQGMVAQHF is encoded by the coding sequence ATGAGTTTCGACAGGGCTGAGATACTGATCGTCGGGGCGGGCATCATCGGGCTTACCATCGCGCGCGAACTGCTGCGCACCGGCCACGGCGATATCGTCATCATAGAGAAGGAAGCAGAACTCGGGGTACATGCCTCCGGCCGCAACTCCGGCGTGCTGCACGCGGGGATCTACTACTCGCCGGACAGCCTGAAAGCAAAGTCATGCCTGAACGGTAACTTCCTGATGCGGACTTACTGCAAGGAGCAGGGGCTGCCGCTTCTTGAAAACGGCAAGGTGATCGTGACGCGCACCCAGGAGGAACTGCCGGTGCTCGACGAACTGTACCGGCGCGCCACCGCTAACGGCGCCAAGGTGGACATGATCGACGAGCACCAGCTTGCCGCCATAGAGCCCAATGCCCGCACCGTGGATCGGGCGCTCTTCTCGCACTACACGGCGGTGGTCGACCCGAAGGCCGTGCTCAAAAGCCTGAAAAAGGAGCTGGAAGCAAGCGGTAAGGTCACCTTCGTGATGGGATGCCGCATGACCGGGCTCAAGGGGAGCGGGACCGCGATCACCAGCAGGGGAGAAATCCGTTTCAACAGGTTCGTCAACGCTGCGGGGGCGTACTGCAACAAGGTCGCGGCCTTCTTCGGCGTTGGACTGAACTACCGCCTGATCCCCTTCAAGGGGGTGTACCGGCTCCTTAAAAAGGATGCGCCGTACACCGTCAATTCCAGCATCTATCCGGTCCCCGACATCCGCAATCCGTTCCTCGGAGTCCATTTCACCCGCAGCGTCCACGGCGACGTCTACCTTGGGCCCACCGCCATCCCCGCCTTCGGCCGCGAGAACTACGGCATCGTCAAGGGGATCGACGCCGAGGCCTTCTCCATTGCCTTCCAGGACCTCGTGTTATTCCTGGCCAACAAGCAGTTTCGCAACGTGGCGCTCACCGAACCTGCCAAGTACATCCCTTCGGTCTTCTTCAAGGACGCCGCCCGGCTGGTCAAGGAACTCTCGCCCGAAGACGTAGTCGCCGCCTCCAAGGTTGGCATCCGGCCGCAGCTCGTGGACTGGGACACCAAGCAGCTGGTGATGGACTTCCTGGTGGTTGCCGACGGGCCGACGCTCCACGTGCTCAATCCCATCTCTCCCGCCTTCACCTCGTCCATGGATCTCGCCCAGGGGATGGTGGCGCAGCACTTCTAA
- a CDS encoding sensor histidine kinase, translated as MAAIATSGSGFKLLYVEDDEITRHTVLTLLNRRFPSLDIASAANGGEAMELYGSFAPDLVVTDIKMPVMSGIDMARRMLERKPSLPIIVTSAHSDMQYLLESIELGIARYVLKPIDSGKLFASIETCLGTLSLERELQAQQAFVRKLSRAVQQSPNSIVITDPHGTVEYVNPKFTELTGKAQAEVLGRPLAELLPGGAEIWAQVSPGKTWHGEVAGSGKDGIPLYQSSSISPVLDESGAIANFVAVHEDITERVLNERKIEQLNQSLTARAEELEIANRDLEGFSYTVSHDLRTPLTNINGYCQVILEIYGRTLEEGCKEFIDTIFNETISMNQLIRTLLEFSRVTRAEMVKSPVDLSEMATLIAASQQLAAPGRKLSFTIDPDISAYGDRDLLKVVLENLFSNACKYSGKKELSLIEFRAMERNGETVYLVRDNGAGFDMAQAEKLFSPFQRLHTEREFKGFGVGLATVQRIIQRHGGRVWAEGEVDRGACFYFTLPGPQA; from the coding sequence ATGGCGGCAATTGCAACATCCGGCAGCGGCTTCAAGCTGTTATACGTGGAAGATGATGAGATTACCCGGCACACGGTGCTCACCCTGCTTAACCGCCGTTTTCCCTCTCTTGACATAGCATCGGCCGCCAACGGAGGCGAGGCGATGGAGCTTTACGGCAGCTTCGCCCCCGACCTCGTGGTCACCGATATAAAGATGCCGGTGATGAGCGGCATCGACATGGCGCGACGCATGCTGGAACGAAAGCCGTCGCTACCCATCATCGTCACCAGCGCGCACAGCGACATGCAATACCTACTGGAATCCATCGAACTCGGCATCGCGCGCTACGTTCTCAAGCCGATCGACAGCGGCAAACTATTCGCCTCCATCGAGACCTGCCTTGGCACCCTTTCGCTGGAGCGTGAACTGCAGGCCCAGCAGGCTTTCGTCCGCAAGCTCTCGCGCGCAGTGCAGCAAAGCCCCAACTCCATCGTCATAACCGATCCGCACGGGACGGTCGAATACGTCAACCCCAAGTTCACTGAGCTGACGGGCAAGGCGCAAGCTGAGGTGCTGGGGCGCCCGCTGGCCGAGCTGCTTCCCGGTGGTGCCGAGATCTGGGCGCAGGTGTCGCCTGGCAAAACGTGGCACGGCGAAGTGGCCGGCTCGGGCAAGGACGGAATCCCCCTGTACCAGTCCAGCTCCATATCGCCGGTACTCGATGAGTCCGGTGCTATCGCCAACTTCGTGGCGGTACACGAGGACATCACCGAGCGGGTGTTGAATGAGAGGAAAATAGAGCAGCTGAACCAGAGCCTCACCGCGCGCGCCGAGGAACTCGAGATCGCCAACCGCGACCTGGAAGGGTTCAGCTACACGGTCTCGCACGACCTGCGCACCCCTCTCACCAACATCAACGGCTACTGCCAAGTGATCCTGGAGATCTACGGCCGCACTCTGGAGGAGGGGTGTAAGGAGTTCATCGACACCATCTTCAACGAGACTATCAGCATGAACCAGCTGATCCGGACCCTGCTGGAGTTCTCCCGCGTCACGCGGGCGGAGATGGTGAAATCCCCGGTGGACCTGAGCGAGATGGCCACCCTGATCGCCGCGTCACAGCAGCTTGCCGCACCCGGACGCAAGCTCAGCTTTACCATCGATCCCGACATCAGCGCGTATGGGGACCGGGACTTACTGAAGGTGGTGCTGGAGAACCTCTTCTCCAACGCCTGCAAATATTCCGGCAAGAAGGAACTGTCCCTGATCGAGTTCCGCGCGATGGAACGGAACGGGGAAACGGTGTACCTGGTTCGTGACAACGGGGCCGGTTTCGACATGGCCCAGGCCGAGAAGCTATTCAGCCCGTTCCAGCGCCTGCACACGGAACGCGAGTTCAAGGGGTTCGGGGTGGGGCTGGCCACGGTACAGCGCATCATCCAGCGCCACGGCGGGCGGGTGTGGGCTGAAGGCGAGGTTGATCGCGGTGCGTGTTTCTACTTCACCCTCCCCGGACCGCAGGCGTAG